In Callospermophilus lateralis isolate mCalLat2 chromosome 4, mCalLat2.hap1, whole genome shotgun sequence, one genomic interval encodes:
- the LOC143398462 gene encoding olfactory receptor 9K2-like, with translation MDFESQQDELTLSSYYNRFRTLSFCVKKFTGQKRNINPGNLSVIDLSYSTVIVPKAMANILSQKKTISFAGCVAQLFLYALFMVTEAFVLAAMAYDRFIAICNPLLYSVRMSRSVCIQLVAGSYLCGWVSSILQISVTFSMSFCASRVIDHFYCDSNPIEKISCSNTFINKMVSFSLAVLIILPTIVVIVISYMYIASTVLKIPSSEGRKKAFSTCTSHLGVVSLLYGTVSFVYLTPPNNPELRKVASVCYILFTPMLNPLIYSLRNKDVKDAMKRVLWKKKFSF, from the exons gatttAGAACTCTAAGTTTTTGTGTGAAGAAGTTCACGGGacagaaaagaaatattaatccag GCAACCTCTCCGTCATTGACCTCTCCTACTCCACTGTTATTGTACCCAAAGCCATGGCCAACATCCTGTCTCAGAAAAAGACCATATCCTTTGCAGGTTGTGTGGCTCAGCTGTTCCTTTATGCACTTTTCATGGTCACAGAGGCCTTTGTCCTGGCAgccatggcctatgaccgcttCATTGCCATCTGTAACCCTCTTCTTTACAGTGTCCGCATGTCAAGAAGTGTCTGCATCCAGTTGGTGGCTGGTTCCTATCTCTGTGGCTGGGTCAGTTCCATCCTTCAAATCAGCGTAACCTTCTCCATGTCTTTCTGTGCCTCGCGAGTGATTGATCATTTCTACTGTGATTCAAACCCCATTGAAAAGATCTCCTGTTCTAATACATTTATCAACAAGATGGTGTCATTTAGTCTGGCTGTCCTCATTATCTTACCCACGATAGTTGTTATTGTAATATCTTACATGTACATCGCGTCCACAGTCTTGAAGATTCCCTCAAGTGAAGGGAGAaagaaagccttctccacctgtaCCTCCCATCTGGGGGTAGTCAGTTTGCTTTATGGGACTGTCTCCTTTGTGTATCTCACACCTCCAAATAACCCTGAGCTTCGTAAAGTGGCTTCAGTCTGTTACATTTTGTTCACACCTATGCTGAATCCCTTAATCTACTCTCTAAGAAATAAGGATGTCAAAGATGCCATGAAAAGAGTCCtatggaagaaaaaattttcattcTAA